In Pseudomonas sp. LRP2-20, the genomic window TCTGGTGGGGGATGAGGTGGTCAGGCAGGTGTTGGGTGAGCTGGATCTGAGTGAAGCCAACCTGGGGCAGGTCAGGTAGATCTGCTTGAGGTCATTCGCGGGCAAGTCGGGGCGCAAAGCGCCCCCAGATGCAATCAGCGGTTTTGCAGGAAAGCGCGAATCCGCTCGGCGGCCTCGATGCACTCGGCCAGCGGCGCAACCAGCGCCATGCGCACCCGGCCAGCGCCCGGGTTCACACCATTTACTTCACGCGACAGGTACGACCCCGGCACCACGGTCACGTGCTGGGCCTCGAACAGGTCGCGGGTGAACTCGGCATCACCTCCCGGCACCTTGGCCCACAGGTAGAAGCTGCCATCTGGGCGTTGCACGTCGAGCACGGGCTGCAGGATGTCGAGTACGGCATCGTACTTGGCACGGTACTGGTCGCGGTTCTCACGCACATGCGCCTCGTCCTGCCAGGCGGCGATGCTGGCCAGCTGGGTCTGCACCGGCATGGCACAGCCATGGTAGGTGCGGTACAGCAGGAACGGCTTGATGATCGACGCATCACCGGCGACGAAGCCCGAACGCAGGCCCGGCAGGTTGGAGCGCTTGGACAGGCTGTGGAACACCACGCAGCGCTTGAAGTCACTGCGGCCGAGCTCGGCGCAGGCGCTCAGCAGGCCCGGTGGCGGCGCGTCTTCGTCGAAGTAGAGCTCGCTGTAGCACTCGTCGGCGGCGATCACGAAGTCGTGCTCATCGGCCAGGGCGATCAGCTTCTTCAGAGTGTCCATCGGCACCAGGGCGCCGGTGGGGTTGCCCGGCGAGCACAGGAAGAGGATCTGGCAGCGCTTCCAGACGTCGGCCGGCACGGCGTCGAAGTCGGGGTTGAAGCCGTTGTCTTCCAGGCAGGGCAGGTAGTGCGGGGTGGCACCGGCCAGCAGGGCTGCGCCTTCGTAGATCTGGTAGAACGGGTTGGGGCTGACCACCAGGCCGTCATCGGCGCGGTTGACCACGGCCTGGGTGAAGGCGAACAGGGCCTCACGGGTGCCATTGACCGGCAGGATATGGCGGTCGGCATCCAGCCAGCCGGTTGGCACGCCGAAGCGGCGCTCGCACCACTGGCCGATGGCCTGGCGCAGGGCCGGCAGGCCGATGGTGCTCGGGTACACCGCCAGCTTGTCGAGGTTGTCAGCCATGGCCTGGGCGACGAACGCCGGCGATTCGTGCTTCGGCTCACCGATCGACAGGGCGATGGCGCGTTTGTCCGCCGCAGGCTTCACAGTGCCCAGCAGGGCGCGCAGTTTCTCGAACGGGTAGGGCTGAAGCTGGGTCAAGGCATGGTTCATCGGCGCAAGGTCTCGTCAATCGTCTAATCGTTAAAAAGTCACGCGGGTGGGGCTGGCATCGCTGGCCTGGCCGGCCTGCAGCTGCTGCACGATGGCTTCCTGCAGGCGGCTGCACAGCTGCGGGTCGGACAGCGGCTGGTTGTCGGCATCGGTGATGAAGAACACGTCCTCCACCCGCTCGCCGAGGGTGGCGATCTTGGCGTTTTGCAGCGACAGGTCGAACTCCAGGAAGATCCGCCCGATGCGTGCCAGCAGACCAGGACGGTCCGGTGCAGTGATCTCGAGGATGGTCACTGGGCGCTGGGCATCGTTGAGGATGGTCACCTGCGGCGGGAAGTTGAAGTGCTTGAGCTGGCGCGGCACCCGGCGCTGGATGATGGTCGGGTAGTCCTCCGGGTTGCGCAGCGCTTCGGTCAGGCCGTCGCGGATCTGCTTGACCCGTTGCGGGTTGTCGCCGATCGAGCCGCCGTCGTTGTCGAGCACGATGTAGGTGTCGAGGGTGAACTGGCTGCTCGAGGTGATGATCCGCGCATCATGGATGTTCAGGTTCAGCTGCGACATGGCCGCCACGGTCACGGCGAAGAAGTCGTGCTGGTCGGGTGCGTAGATGAAGATCTGCGTGCCGCCCTCGAATTCGCGTTGGGTGGTTTCCTTGATCAGCACCAGCGGCCCGCCATCGGCCGGTTGCTGGAGGATGGCGTCGCTGTGCCAGGCCACGTCGGCGGCGGTGTGCTTGAGGAAGTAGTCATCGCCCAGCTGCGACCACAGTTGCTCGACGTCATCCGGGTCGGTGCCCTCGCGCACGAGGATGTCCAGCGCGGCGGATTGGGTCTGGCGGATCTGTTCCTCGCGGTCCAGCGGGTTTTCCAGGCCGCGACGCAGGGCGCGCTTGGTCTCGGTGTAGAGCTGGCGCAGCAGGCTGGCGCGCCAGGAGTTCCACAGGCTGGGGTTGGTGGCGTTGATATCGGCCACGGTCAGCACATAGAGGTAGTCCAGGCGTGTCTCGTCGCCCACGTGCAGGGCGAAATCGTTGATCACCTGCGGGTCGGACAGGTCCTTGCGCTGGGCAGTGGTCGACATCACCAGATGGTTCTGCACCAGCCAGACGATCAGCCGGCTGTCCCAGGCCGGCAACTGGTGGCGTTCGCAGAACTTCTGCGCATCCACCGCGCCGATCTCCGAGTGGTCGCCCTGGCGGCCCTTGCCGATGTCGTGGTACAGGCCGGCCAGGTAGATCAGTTCGGGCTTGGGCAGGCGGCCCATGAGCTTGCTGGCCAGCGGGAATTTCTCGGACACCGGCGTGTACTGCAGCTTGCGCAGGTGCTTGATGAGGTTGAGGGTGTGCGCATCGACCGTGTAGATGTGGAACAGGTCATGCTGCATCTGCCCGACGATCAGGCCGAACTCCGGCAGGTAGCGGCCGAGAATGCCGTAGCGGTTCATCCGCCGCAGGTTGCGGTGGATGCCGATCTCGCACTTGAACAGTTCGATGAACAGGCTGGTGTTGCGGATGTCCTTGCGGAAGGTGTCGTCGATCAGGTGCCGGTGTTCGCGCAGCAGGCGCACGGTATCGGCGCGTACGCCCTTGATCTCAGGGTGCTGGGCCATCAGCACGAAGATCTCCAGCATGGCGAACGGGGTACGCTTGAACACGTTCGGCTTGACCGCTTCGATATAACCGTCATGCAGGCGGAAGCGGGCGTTCAGCGGCTGGGTGGTGCCGCTGTCGTCATCGGCAAGGATGACTTCTTCGAAGTGCTGGATGATCAGGTCGCACAACTGGCTGATGCTCATCACAACCCGGTAGTACTGCTGCATGAACTGTTCGATGGCGCGCTTGGGGTTGTCGTCGCTGTAGCCGA contains:
- the dapC gene encoding succinyldiaminopimelate transaminase, which translates into the protein MNHALTQLQPYPFEKLRALLGTVKPAADKRAIALSIGEPKHESPAFVAQAMADNLDKLAVYPSTIGLPALRQAIGQWCERRFGVPTGWLDADRHILPVNGTREALFAFTQAVVNRADDGLVVSPNPFYQIYEGAALLAGATPHYLPCLEDNGFNPDFDAVPADVWKRCQILFLCSPGNPTGALVPMDTLKKLIALADEHDFVIAADECYSELYFDEDAPPPGLLSACAELGRSDFKRCVVFHSLSKRSNLPGLRSGFVAGDASIIKPFLLYRTYHGCAMPVQTQLASIAAWQDEAHVRENRDQYRAKYDAVLDILQPVLDVQRPDGSFYLWAKVPGGDAEFTRDLFEAQHVTVVPGSYLSREVNGVNPGAGRVRMALVAPLAECIEAAERIRAFLQNR
- a CDS encoding [protein-PII] uridylyltransferase, which encodes MPQVDPELFDRGQFQAELALKASPIAAFKKAIRQAGEVLDRRFRTGCEIRPLIEARAWLVDNILQQAWNQFDWGDPSGIALVAVGGYGRGELHPHSDIDLLILLGAAEHEQYREAIERFLTLLWDIGLEVGQSVRTVGECAEQARADLTVITNLMESRTIAGPEELRQRMLEVTSTTYMWPSKEFFLAKRAELKARHHKYNDTEYNLEPNVKGSPGGLRDIQTVLWVARRQYGTLNLHALAGEGFLLESENELLASSQDFLWKVRYALHMLAGRAEDRLLFDHQRSIAALLGYSDDNPKRAIEQFMQQYYRVVMSISQLCDLIIQHFEEVILADDDSGTTQPLNARFRLHDGYIEAVKPNVFKRTPFAMLEIFVLMAQHPEIKGVRADTVRLLREHRHLIDDTFRKDIRNTSLFIELFKCEIGIHRNLRRMNRYGILGRYLPEFGLIVGQMQHDLFHIYTVDAHTLNLIKHLRKLQYTPVSEKFPLASKLMGRLPKPELIYLAGLYHDIGKGRQGDHSEIGAVDAQKFCERHQLPAWDSRLIVWLVQNHLVMSTTAQRKDLSDPQVINDFALHVGDETRLDYLYVLTVADINATNPSLWNSWRASLLRQLYTETKRALRRGLENPLDREEQIRQTQSAALDILVREGTDPDDVEQLWSQLGDDYFLKHTAADVAWHSDAILQQPADGGPLVLIKETTQREFEGGTQIFIYAPDQHDFFAVTVAAMSQLNLNIHDARIITSSSQFTLDTYIVLDNDGGSIGDNPQRVKQIRDGLTEALRNPEDYPTIIQRRVPRQLKHFNFPPQVTILNDAQRPVTILEITAPDRPGLLARIGRIFLEFDLSLQNAKIATLGERVEDVFFITDADNQPLSDPQLCSRLQEAIVQQLQAGQASDASPTRVTF